One Narcine bancroftii isolate sNarBan1 chromosome 3, sNarBan1.hap1, whole genome shotgun sequence DNA window includes the following coding sequences:
- the srrm2 gene encoding serine/arginine repetitive matrix protein 2 isoform X3 yields MYNGIGLPTPRGSGTNGYVQRNLSSVRHRKDRGDYRSEDDLRRLEAGLVKKPNREILEHERKRRVELRCIELEDMMEEQGYSGEEIQKKVATFRQMLVEKDETQSKEDPKQRSVPTESHQLAEASARKNERLREAFGISDSYVDGSSFDPKRRGQEAGAPGEAPKAYGLIRDASRSRSPSPKKKKRKKDRSRGRSASPTQRSKDRKKKRSKKKSRSQSKSKSKKKHRSRSPKNRKEATEKRKCRSRSPPRKQRKLRSPSLPRITSPSRSRSRSPCTESQVTKGSTQGPEIREARSPCLERRVIPERAGSATSVGSRSPGKGAVRVRGQKSPEHSPHPLSPPLSRGKRAEGPIESRSPSRASHPSPSLSSDSPGGPPRPVPSTLERGERAGRSQAQPSDRRSQTPPRRARSSPRTKCSSSRQASRSPGQRASPLHGRSSPRGKSSSPKRGRSSSRQERMSPKCESSSPGRDKMWLRRRRSSPRRGRSSPRRERSSSRQASMSPRETLSPRQATVSPRRERSSPREERSSPIQERSSPRGGRSSPRRERSSPRGGRSTPKRERSLPRGGRLSPRGGRSSPRRERSSPRRGRSSPRQERSSPKGGRSSPRQENSLPRERRSSPRWKRSSPRGAKSSPRRERSSPRGGRSSPRRERSSPRGERLSSRQESSSSRGGRLSPRLERSSPVGGRLSPKNRRADIRQHSQSPRQQNSSPRRQSNSPRRSPSPRRPSPSPRRHTPSPIRQSPSPTRQTPSPSRPSPSPRRPSPSPRRQSPSPRRQSPSPRRQGPSPRRQGPSPRRQGPSPRRQGPSPRRQGPSPRRQGPSPRRQGPSPRRQGPSPRSQGPSPRRQSPSPRRQSPSPRRQSPSPRRQSPSPRRQSPSPRRQSPSPRRQSPSPRRQSPSPRRQSPSPRRQSPSPRRQSPSPRRQSPSPRRQSPSPRRQSPSPRRQSPSPRRQSPSPRRQSPSPRRQSPSPRRQSPSPRRPSPSPRRPSPSPRRPSPSPRRQSPSPRRQSPSPRRQSPSPMRQSPSPRRQSPSPRRQSPSPRRQSPSPRRQSPSPRRQSPSPRRQSPSPRRQSPSPRRQSPSPRPQSPSPRPQSPSPRPQSPSPRPQSPSPRRQRASPRRQRASPRRQRASPRRQRASPRRSPSPSQSPSPRKEMAEDSPSPRRTHSPRHSPSPRWTHSPRWQTTKDRPSPRRSLSPRHTHSPRQQTAESSPSPRRSPSPRRQTAEDSQSQPSRWDKRVGRAREKCSAPPPAIPGTPAWGDASPRRLPGTRGRRVGSSSPSTSPSSSSSSASSTSTGSPASRRSRTPGVRDSDRRRRGDPSPPVRRGTTRTWDRGSRMGRRGASPPRSRHSRSREGRHGRGSASPSPSSGTTSSSSSSSSSSPRPRRRQRDRPRGTTSPPRHRRSPRKPADSLRDSRSLSYSPDERRRHHRSWESGRQRRKWDRRRQRSPSRSPPRRRRRRSPSPRDRGRYRRSP; encoded by the exons ATGTACAACGGGATTGGGCTCCCAACCCCCCGGGGCAGTGGCACGAACGGCTATGTGCAGCGGAACCTGTCATCAGTGCGACACCGCAAGGACCGGGGTGACTACCGGAGTGAGGATGATCTGCGGCGACTCGAGGCCGGGCTGGTGAAGAAACCCAACCGCGAGATCCTGGAGCATGAGCGCAAGAGGCGGGTGGAGCTGCGGTGCATCGAGCTGGAAGACATGATGGAGGAGCAGGG GTACTCCGGCGAGGAGATTCAGAAGAAAGTGGCTACCTTCCGCCAGATGTTGGTAGAGAAGGACGAGACGCAGAGCAAAGAGGATCCCAAGCAGCGGTCTGT GCCCACGGAAAGCCACCAGCTGGCGGAGGCGAGTGCGCGGAAGAACGAGCGTCTGCGGGAGGCGTTCGGAATCAGTGACAGCTACGTGGATGGCAGCTCCTTTGACCCGAAGCGGCGGGGTCAAGAGGCAGGGGCACCAGGCGAGGCACCCAAGGCGTacgg CCTGATTCGGGATGCCAGCCGGTCCCGGTCTCCCTCgcccaagaagaagaagaggaagaaggatcGGAGCCGAGGCCG ATCTGCCAGCCCTACCCAGCGCAGCAAGGACAGGAAGAAGAAACGCTCCAAGAAGAAGAGCAG ATCTCAGTCCAAATCAAAAAGCAAGAAGAAACATAG GTCGCGAAGCCCGAAGAATAGGAAGGAAGCGACGGAGAAGAGGAAATG CCGCAGCCGGTCTCCACCACGGAAGCAGCGTAAATTACGAAGTCCATCCTTACCACGAATTACCTCCCCATCTCGGAGCCG GTCCAGAAGCCCCTGTACAGAATCCCAGGTCACCAAGGGGAGTACACAAGGGCCAGAGATCAGGGAGGCCAGATCTCCTTGCCTGGAACGCCGGGTGATCCCAGAGAGAGCAGGGAGCGCCACCAGTGTTGGCAGCCGGAGCCCAGGAAAAGGAGCAGTGAGGGTCAGGGGGCAG AAATCCCCTGAGCACAGTCCCCACCCTCTATCCCCACCCCTATCCCGGGGCAAGAGGGCAGAGGGTCCCATTGAATCTCGTTCCCCATCCAGAGCTTCgcacccctccccatccctgaGCTCCGACTCCCCTGGTGGCCCACCCAGGCCGGTGCCATCGACTCTGGAGAGAGGTGAGAGGGCTGGGCGGTCGCAGGCCCAGCCTTCTGACCGGAGGAGCCAAACGCCGCCTCGTCGGGCGAGGTCGTCACCAAGGACCAAGTGCTCCAGCTCGCGGCAGGCAAGCCGGTCACCAGGGCAGAGGGCGTCACCGTTACATGGGAGATCATCGCCAAGGGGTAAGAGCTCGTCGCCAAAACGTGGGAGGTCGTCGTCAAGACAAGAGAGGATGTCTCCAAAGTGTGAAAGTTCATCGCCAGGCCGGGATAAGATGTGGCTGAGGCGCAGGAGATCATCGCCCAGGCGTGGAAGATCATCACCAAGGCGTGAGAGGTCATCGTCGAGACAAGCAAGCATGTCGCCACGAGAGACATTGTCGCCGAGACAAGCAACTGTGTCGCCAAGACGAGAGAGATCATCGCCAAGAGAAGAAAGGTCATCACCAATACAAGAGAGATCGTCGCCAAGGGGAGGAAGATCATCACCAAGACGGGAGAGATCGTCTCCAAGAGGAGGAAGGTCAACACCAAAACGGGAGAGGTCATTGCCAAGGGGAGGAAGGTTGTCGCCAAGGGGTGGAAGGTCATCACCGAGACGGGAGAGGTCGTCACCAAGGCGTGGAAGGTCATCACCAAGACAGGAGAGGTCATCGCCAAAGGGAGGAAGGTCATCACCTCGGCAGGAAAATTCATTGCCAAGGGAACGAAGATCATCACCAAGATGGAAGAGGTCATCGCCAAGGGGGGCGAAGTCATCACCAAGGCGGGAGAGGTCATCGCCAAGGGGAGGAAGGTCATCACCTAGGCGGGAGAGGTCATCGCCAAGGGGTGAAAGGTTATCATCAAGGCAGGAGAGTTCATCGTCAAGGGGAGGAAGGTTGTCACCAAGGCTGGAGAGGTCGTCACCCGTAGGAGGAAGGTTGTCGCCAAAGAACAGGAGGGCAGATATAAGGCAGCACAGCCAGTCCCCCAGACAGCAGAATTCCTCGCCGAGACGGCAGAGCAATTCCCCCAGACGGAGCCCCTCTCCCAGGCGGCCAAGTCCCTCTCCCAGACGGCATACCCCCTCTCCCATACGGCAAAGCCCCTCTCCCACACGGCAGACCCCCTCTCCCAGTCGGCCGAGTCCGTCTCCCAGACGGCCGAGCCCCTCTCCCAGACGGCAGAGCCCCTCTCCCAGACGGCAGAGCCCCTCTCCCAGACGGCAGGGCCCCTCTCCCAGACGGCAGGGCCCCTCTCCCAGACGGCAGGGCCCCTCTCCCAGACGGCAGGGCCCCTCTCCCAGACGGCAGGGCCCCTCTCCCAGACGCCAGGGCCCCTCTCCCAGACGCCAGGGCCCCTCTCCCAGACGCCAGGGCCCCTCTCCCAGAAGCCAGGGCCCCTCTCCCAGGCGCCAGAGCCCCTCTCCCAGGCGCCAGAGCCCCTCTCCCAGGCGCCAGAGCCCCTCTCCCAGGCGCCAGAGCCCCTCTCCCAGGCGCCAGAGCCCCTCTCCCAGGCGCCAGAGCCCCTCTCCCAGGCGCCAGAGCCCCTCTCCCAGGCGCCAGAGCCCCTCTCCCAGGCGCCAGAGCCCCTCTCCCAGGCGCCAGAGCCCCTCTCCCAGGCGCCAGAGCCCCTCTCCCAGGCGCCAGAGCCCCTCTCCCAGGCGCCAGAGCCCCTCTCCCAGGCGCCAGAGCCCCTCTCCCAGGCGCCAGAGCCCCTCTCCCAGGCGCCAGAGCCCCTCTCCCAGGCGCCAGAGCCCCTCTCCCAGGCGCCAGAGCCCCTCTCCCAGGCGCCAGAGCCCCTCTCCCAGACGGCCGAGCCCCTCTCCCAGACGGCCGAGCCCCTCTCCCAGACGGCCGAGCCCCTCTCCCAGGCGCCAGAGCCCCTCTCCCAGGCGCCAGAGCCCCTCTCCCAGGCGCCAGAGCCCCTCTCCCATGCGCCAGAGCCCCTCTCCCAGGCGCCAGAGCCCCTCTCCCAGGCGCCAGAGCCCCTCTCCCAGGCGCCAGAGCCCCTCTCCCAGGCGCCAGAGCCCCTCTCCCAGGCGCCAGAGCCCCTCTCCCAGGCGCCAGAGCCCCTCTCCCAGGCGCCAGAGCCCCTCTCCCAGGCGCCAGAGCCCCTCTCCCAGGCCCCAGAGCCCCTCTCCCAGGCCCCAGAGCCCCTCTCCCAGGCCCCAGAGCCCCTCTCCCAGGCCCCAGAGCCCCTCTCCCAGACGCCAGAGGGCCTCTCCCAGACGCCAGAGGGCCTCTCCCAGACGCCAGAGGGCCTCTCCCAGACGCCAGAGGGCCTCTCCCAGACGGAGCCCTTCCCCAAGTCAGAGCCCCTCTCCCAGAAAAGAGATGGCTGAGGATAGCCCATCCCCCAGACGGACCCACTCTCCCAGACACAGCCCATCTCCCAGGTGGACCCACTCTCCCAGATGGCAGACGACCAAGGATAGACCCTCTCCCAGACGGAGCCTGTCCCCCAGACACACCCACTCTCCCAGACAACAGACAGCTGAGAGTAGCCCCTCTCCCAGACGGAGCCCCTCTCCCAGACGGCAGACGGCTGAGGACAGCCAGTCCCAGCCCAGCCGGTGGGATAAGAGAGTGGGTCGGGCGAGAGAGAAGTGTTCagcccctccccctgccattcccGGGACACCTGCTTGGGGGGACGCCTCGCCCAGACGTCTGCCCGGAACCAGAGGGAGGCGAGTgggctcctcctccccctccacctcgccctcctcctcttcttcctctgcctCCTCCACCTCCACTGGCTCGCCTGCCTCAAGGCGCAGCAGGACACCGGGCGTCAGAGACAGTGATCGCCGGAGGCG TGGAGACCCCAGCCCCCCGGTGCGGAGAGGTACAACCCGGACATGGGACAGGGGGAGCAGGATGGGGCGAAGGGGCGCCTCACCCCCCCGGAGCCGGCATTCCCGAAGCCGGGAGGGGAGACATGGTAGGGGCAGTGcatccccctcaccctcctccggcaccacctcctcctcctcctcctcctcctcctcctcgccccGTCCTCGCCGCAGACAGAGGGACCGTCCCAGAGGGACCACTTCCCCACCTCGTCACCG CCGGAGCCCCCGGAAGCCGGCTGACTCCCTCAGGGACTCCCGATCCCTGAGCTACTCTCCAGATGAGCGACGGAGGCATCACAGATCCTGGGAATCTGGCAGGCAGCG CAGGAAGTGGGACCGCCGGCGCCAGCGTTCCCCCAGTCGGTCACCGCCCCGAAGGAGACGTCGCCGCTCCCCCAGTCCCCGCGACCGGGGTCGCTACCGCAG GTCTCCTTAG
- the srrm2 gene encoding serine/arginine repetitive matrix protein 2 isoform X2, whose protein sequence is MYNGIGLPTPRGSGTNGYVQRNLSSVRHRKDRGDYRSEDDLRRLEAGLVKKPNREILEHERKRRVELRCIELEDMMEEQGYSGEEIQKKVATFRQMLVEKDETQSKEDPKQRSVPTESHQLAEASARKNERLREAFGISDSYVDGSSFDPKRRGQEAGAPGEAPKAYGLIRDASRSRSPSPKKKKRKKDRSRGRSASPTQRSKDRKKKRSKKKSRSQSKSKSKKKHRSRSPKNRKEATEKRKCSRSRSPPRKQRKLRSPSLPRITSPSRSRSRSPCTESQVTKGSTQGPEIREARSPCLERRVIPERAGSATSVGSRSPGKGAVRVRGQKSPEHSPHPLSPPLSRGKRAEGPIESRSPSRASHPSPSLSSDSPGGPPRPVPSTLERGERAGRSQAQPSDRRSQTPPRRARSSPRTKCSSSRQASRSPGQRASPLHGRSSPRGKSSSPKRGRSSSRQERMSPKCESSSPGRDKMWLRRRRSSPRRGRSSPRRERSSSRQASMSPRETLSPRQATVSPRRERSSPREERSSPIQERSSPRGGRSSPRRERSSPRGGRSTPKRERSLPRGGRLSPRGGRSSPRRERSSPRRGRSSPRQERSSPKGGRSSPRQENSLPRERRSSPRWKRSSPRGAKSSPRRERSSPRGGRSSPRRERSSPRGERLSSRQESSSSRGGRLSPRLERSSPVGGRLSPKNRRADIRQHSQSPRQQNSSPRRQSNSPRRSPSPRRPSPSPRRHTPSPIRQSPSPTRQTPSPSRPSPSPRRPSPSPRRQSPSPRRQSPSPRRQGPSPRRQGPSPRRQGPSPRRQGPSPRRQGPSPRRQGPSPRRQGPSPRRQGPSPRSQGPSPRRQSPSPRRQSPSPRRQSPSPRRQSPSPRRQSPSPRRQSPSPRRQSPSPRRQSPSPRRQSPSPRRQSPSPRRQSPSPRRQSPSPRRQSPSPRRQSPSPRRQSPSPRRQSPSPRRQSPSPRRQSPSPRRQSPSPRRPSPSPRRPSPSPRRPSPSPRRQSPSPRRQSPSPRRQSPSPMRQSPSPRRQSPSPRRQSPSPRRQSPSPRRQSPSPRRQSPSPRRQSPSPRRQSPSPRRQSPSPRPQSPSPRPQSPSPRPQSPSPRPQSPSPRRQRASPRRQRASPRRQRASPRRQRASPRRSPSPSQSPSPRKEMAEDSPSPRRTHSPRHSPSPRWTHSPRWQTTKDRPSPRRSLSPRHTHSPRQQTAESSPSPRRSPSPRRQTAEDSQSQPSRWDKRVGRAREKCSAPPPAIPGTPAWGDASPRRLPGTRGRRVGSSSPSTSPSSSSSSASSTSTGSPASRRSRTPGVRDSDRRRRGDPSPPVRRGTTRTWDRGSRMGRRGASPPRSRHSRSREGRHGRGSASPSPSSGTTSSSSSSSSSSPRPRRRQRDRPRGTTSPPRHRRSPRKPADSLRDSRSLSYSPDERRRHHRSWESGRQRKWDRRRQRSPSRSPPRRRRRRSPSPRDRGRYRRSP, encoded by the exons ATGTACAACGGGATTGGGCTCCCAACCCCCCGGGGCAGTGGCACGAACGGCTATGTGCAGCGGAACCTGTCATCAGTGCGACACCGCAAGGACCGGGGTGACTACCGGAGTGAGGATGATCTGCGGCGACTCGAGGCCGGGCTGGTGAAGAAACCCAACCGCGAGATCCTGGAGCATGAGCGCAAGAGGCGGGTGGAGCTGCGGTGCATCGAGCTGGAAGACATGATGGAGGAGCAGGG GTACTCCGGCGAGGAGATTCAGAAGAAAGTGGCTACCTTCCGCCAGATGTTGGTAGAGAAGGACGAGACGCAGAGCAAAGAGGATCCCAAGCAGCGGTCTGT GCCCACGGAAAGCCACCAGCTGGCGGAGGCGAGTGCGCGGAAGAACGAGCGTCTGCGGGAGGCGTTCGGAATCAGTGACAGCTACGTGGATGGCAGCTCCTTTGACCCGAAGCGGCGGGGTCAAGAGGCAGGGGCACCAGGCGAGGCACCCAAGGCGTacgg CCTGATTCGGGATGCCAGCCGGTCCCGGTCTCCCTCgcccaagaagaagaagaggaagaaggatcGGAGCCGAGGCCG ATCTGCCAGCCCTACCCAGCGCAGCAAGGACAGGAAGAAGAAACGCTCCAAGAAGAAGAGCAG ATCTCAGTCCAAATCAAAAAGCAAGAAGAAACATAG GTCGCGAAGCCCGAAGAATAGGAAGGAAGCGACGGAGAAGAGGAAATG CAGCCGCAGCCGGTCTCCACCACGGAAGCAGCGTAAATTACGAAGTCCATCCTTACCACGAATTACCTCCCCATCTCGGAGCCG GTCCAGAAGCCCCTGTACAGAATCCCAGGTCACCAAGGGGAGTACACAAGGGCCAGAGATCAGGGAGGCCAGATCTCCTTGCCTGGAACGCCGGGTGATCCCAGAGAGAGCAGGGAGCGCCACCAGTGTTGGCAGCCGGAGCCCAGGAAAAGGAGCAGTGAGGGTCAGGGGGCAG AAATCCCCTGAGCACAGTCCCCACCCTCTATCCCCACCCCTATCCCGGGGCAAGAGGGCAGAGGGTCCCATTGAATCTCGTTCCCCATCCAGAGCTTCgcacccctccccatccctgaGCTCCGACTCCCCTGGTGGCCCACCCAGGCCGGTGCCATCGACTCTGGAGAGAGGTGAGAGGGCTGGGCGGTCGCAGGCCCAGCCTTCTGACCGGAGGAGCCAAACGCCGCCTCGTCGGGCGAGGTCGTCACCAAGGACCAAGTGCTCCAGCTCGCGGCAGGCAAGCCGGTCACCAGGGCAGAGGGCGTCACCGTTACATGGGAGATCATCGCCAAGGGGTAAGAGCTCGTCGCCAAAACGTGGGAGGTCGTCGTCAAGACAAGAGAGGATGTCTCCAAAGTGTGAAAGTTCATCGCCAGGCCGGGATAAGATGTGGCTGAGGCGCAGGAGATCATCGCCCAGGCGTGGAAGATCATCACCAAGGCGTGAGAGGTCATCGTCGAGACAAGCAAGCATGTCGCCACGAGAGACATTGTCGCCGAGACAAGCAACTGTGTCGCCAAGACGAGAGAGATCATCGCCAAGAGAAGAAAGGTCATCACCAATACAAGAGAGATCGTCGCCAAGGGGAGGAAGATCATCACCAAGACGGGAGAGATCGTCTCCAAGAGGAGGAAGGTCAACACCAAAACGGGAGAGGTCATTGCCAAGGGGAGGAAGGTTGTCGCCAAGGGGTGGAAGGTCATCACCGAGACGGGAGAGGTCGTCACCAAGGCGTGGAAGGTCATCACCAAGACAGGAGAGGTCATCGCCAAAGGGAGGAAGGTCATCACCTCGGCAGGAAAATTCATTGCCAAGGGAACGAAGATCATCACCAAGATGGAAGAGGTCATCGCCAAGGGGGGCGAAGTCATCACCAAGGCGGGAGAGGTCATCGCCAAGGGGAGGAAGGTCATCACCTAGGCGGGAGAGGTCATCGCCAAGGGGTGAAAGGTTATCATCAAGGCAGGAGAGTTCATCGTCAAGGGGAGGAAGGTTGTCACCAAGGCTGGAGAGGTCGTCACCCGTAGGAGGAAGGTTGTCGCCAAAGAACAGGAGGGCAGATATAAGGCAGCACAGCCAGTCCCCCAGACAGCAGAATTCCTCGCCGAGACGGCAGAGCAATTCCCCCAGACGGAGCCCCTCTCCCAGGCGGCCAAGTCCCTCTCCCAGACGGCATACCCCCTCTCCCATACGGCAAAGCCCCTCTCCCACACGGCAGACCCCCTCTCCCAGTCGGCCGAGTCCGTCTCCCAGACGGCCGAGCCCCTCTCCCAGACGGCAGAGCCCCTCTCCCAGACGGCAGAGCCCCTCTCCCAGACGGCAGGGCCCCTCTCCCAGACGGCAGGGCCCCTCTCCCAGACGGCAGGGCCCCTCTCCCAGACGGCAGGGCCCCTCTCCCAGACGGCAGGGCCCCTCTCCCAGACGCCAGGGCCCCTCTCCCAGACGCCAGGGCCCCTCTCCCAGACGCCAGGGCCCCTCTCCCAGAAGCCAGGGCCCCTCTCCCAGGCGCCAGAGCCCCTCTCCCAGGCGCCAGAGCCCCTCTCCCAGGCGCCAGAGCCCCTCTCCCAGGCGCCAGAGCCCCTCTCCCAGGCGCCAGAGCCCCTCTCCCAGGCGCCAGAGCCCCTCTCCCAGGCGCCAGAGCCCCTCTCCCAGGCGCCAGAGCCCCTCTCCCAGGCGCCAGAGCCCCTCTCCCAGGCGCCAGAGCCCCTCTCCCAGGCGCCAGAGCCCCTCTCCCAGGCGCCAGAGCCCCTCTCCCAGGCGCCAGAGCCCCTCTCCCAGGCGCCAGAGCCCCTCTCCCAGGCGCCAGAGCCCCTCTCCCAGGCGCCAGAGCCCCTCTCCCAGGCGCCAGAGCCCCTCTCCCAGGCGCCAGAGCCCCTCTCCCAGGCGCCAGAGCCCCTCTCCCAGACGGCCGAGCCCCTCTCCCAGACGGCCGAGCCCCTCTCCCAGACGGCCGAGCCCCTCTCCCAGGCGCCAGAGCCCCTCTCCCAGGCGCCAGAGCCCCTCTCCCAGGCGCCAGAGCCCCTCTCCCATGCGCCAGAGCCCCTCTCCCAGGCGCCAGAGCCCCTCTCCCAGGCGCCAGAGCCCCTCTCCCAGGCGCCAGAGCCCCTCTCCCAGGCGCCAGAGCCCCTCTCCCAGGCGCCAGAGCCCCTCTCCCAGGCGCCAGAGCCCCTCTCCCAGGCGCCAGAGCCCCTCTCCCAGGCGCCAGAGCCCCTCTCCCAGGCCCCAGAGCCCCTCTCCCAGGCCCCAGAGCCCCTCTCCCAGGCCCCAGAGCCCCTCTCCCAGGCCCCAGAGCCCCTCTCCCAGACGCCAGAGGGCCTCTCCCAGACGCCAGAGGGCCTCTCCCAGACGCCAGAGGGCCTCTCCCAGACGCCAGAGGGCCTCTCCCAGACGGAGCCCTTCCCCAAGTCAGAGCCCCTCTCCCAGAAAAGAGATGGCTGAGGATAGCCCATCCCCCAGACGGACCCACTCTCCCAGACACAGCCCATCTCCCAGGTGGACCCACTCTCCCAGATGGCAGACGACCAAGGATAGACCCTCTCCCAGACGGAGCCTGTCCCCCAGACACACCCACTCTCCCAGACAACAGACAGCTGAGAGTAGCCCCTCTCCCAGACGGAGCCCCTCTCCCAGACGGCAGACGGCTGAGGACAGCCAGTCCCAGCCCAGCCGGTGGGATAAGAGAGTGGGTCGGGCGAGAGAGAAGTGTTCagcccctccccctgccattcccGGGACACCTGCTTGGGGGGACGCCTCGCCCAGACGTCTGCCCGGAACCAGAGGGAGGCGAGTgggctcctcctccccctccacctcgccctcctcctcttcttcctctgcctCCTCCACCTCCACTGGCTCGCCTGCCTCAAGGCGCAGCAGGACACCGGGCGTCAGAGACAGTGATCGCCGGAGGCG TGGAGACCCCAGCCCCCCGGTGCGGAGAGGTACAACCCGGACATGGGACAGGGGGAGCAGGATGGGGCGAAGGGGCGCCTCACCCCCCCGGAGCCGGCATTCCCGAAGCCGGGAGGGGAGACATGGTAGGGGCAGTGcatccccctcaccctcctccggcaccacctcctcctcctcctcctcctcctcctcctcgccccGTCCTCGCCGCAGACAGAGGGACCGTCCCAGAGGGACCACTTCCCCACCTCGTCACCG CCGGAGCCCCCGGAAGCCGGCTGACTCCCTCAGGGACTCCCGATCCCTGAGCTACTCTCCAGATGAGCGACGGAGGCATCACAGATCCTGGGAATCTGGCAGGCAGCG GAAGTGGGACCGCCGGCGCCAGCGTTCCCCCAGTCGGTCACCGCCCCGAAGGAGACGTCGCCGCTCCCCCAGTCCCCGCGACCGGGGTCGCTACCGCAG GTCTCCTTAG